Proteins from a genomic interval of Nitrospirota bacterium:
- a CDS encoding Mrp/NBP35 family ATP-binding protein — MADEQPAGPQTGHGKDNLIPGVKYVVAVSSGKGGVGKSTVSVNLAVALALTGAKVGLLDADIYGPNIPMMMGVSKPPEQKDGKIVPAESHGVKLISMGFFVPEDTAVVWRGPMIHTAIQQLFRDVLWGELDYLLIDLPPGTGDAQLTLTQLVPLTGAVTVTTPQEVALHDVRKGMMMFKKVNVPLLGIVENMSYFLCGHCGERTEIFSHGGGERAAATLGIPFLGRVPIDPAIRDGGDSGNPIVVADPASPQSAAFREIAQKIVAGITGATTAVPPIESLLSKLKKPFAKS, encoded by the coding sequence ATGGCTGATGAACAACCTGCCGGACCGCAGACTGGTCACGGGAAAGACAATCTGATTCCAGGCGTGAAATACGTCGTTGCTGTGAGCAGCGGAAAGGGCGGGGTCGGTAAGTCGACCGTCTCTGTCAATCTGGCCGTGGCTCTCGCCTTAACTGGCGCCAAGGTTGGACTTCTCGACGCGGATATCTATGGTCCCAACATTCCCATGATGATGGGAGTGAGTAAACCACCGGAACAGAAAGACGGCAAGATCGTTCCCGCCGAAAGTCACGGCGTGAAACTCATCTCCATGGGCTTCTTCGTCCCGGAAGACACGGCGGTCGTCTGGCGCGGACCCATGATCCACACGGCTATTCAGCAGCTATTTCGCGACGTATTGTGGGGCGAACTCGATTATCTGCTCATCGATCTGCCGCCTGGCACCGGAGATGCGCAGCTCACTTTGACGCAATTGGTTCCGTTGACCGGTGCCGTCACCGTGACGACGCCGCAGGAAGTGGCGCTGCACGATGTCCGCAAGGGCATGATGATGTTCAAAAAGGTGAACGTGCCACTCCTCGGCATTGTAGAGAACATGAGTTACTTCCTCTGCGGCCATTGCGGCGAACGGACAGAAATATTTTCGCACGGAGGAGGGGAGCGAGCTGCCGCGACACTGGGTATCCCGTTTCTCGGCCGAGTGCCCATCGACCCGGCGATTCGAGACGGCGGTGACTCTGGCAACCCGATCGTCGTGGCCGATCCAGCCTCTCCACAATCGGCTGCGTTTCGTGAGATCGCACAGAAAATTGTAGCCGGGATCACCGGGGCAACAACGGCGGTTCCACCGATCGAAAGCCTGTTGAGTAAACTCAAGAAACCATTTGCGAAATCATAA
- the lipA gene encoding lipoyl synthase, which yields MSFIPLDQLRSSSKAFSLQPSAVSPSTRLPPWFKVHATTGPDYLDIKQTMDRLKLHTICEEARCPNRWECWNARTATFLILGDICTRRCHYCSVETGRPKAIDHGEPLRVAEAVQALGLRHAVITSVNRDELADGGSAIFAETIRQTRQLNAHCTIEVLIPDFEGNETALATVCAEKPEILNHNIETVRRLFPSLRPQGKYQRSIELLGKAKQLGMRTKSGLILGMGETIDEARDVMRDLRSVGCDIMTIGQYLQPTREHLPVARYYDPSDFAVLKEEGMALGFTHVESGPLVRSSYHAEQHLSTADHSA from the coding sequence ATGAGCTTTATTCCTCTCGATCAGCTTCGATCATCATCCAAGGCCTTCAGCCTTCAGCCTTCAGCCGTGAGCCCTTCCACTCGCCTTCCGCCCTGGTTCAAAGTCCACGCGACAACCGGTCCGGACTACCTCGACATCAAGCAGACGATGGACCGGCTCAAACTCCATACCATTTGCGAAGAAGCTCGTTGTCCGAACCGTTGGGAATGTTGGAACGCGCGCACGGCGACCTTCCTGATCCTGGGAGATATCTGTACCAGGCGCTGCCACTACTGTTCAGTGGAGACTGGCCGACCGAAGGCAATCGACCATGGAGAACCGCTACGCGTCGCGGAGGCGGTTCAGGCCTTGGGCCTGAGACATGCGGTGATCACATCGGTGAACCGGGATGAATTAGCAGATGGCGGCTCGGCCATCTTTGCCGAAACAATCCGACAAACCAGGCAGCTCAATGCGCACTGCACGATTGAGGTCTTGATTCCTGATTTCGAAGGGAATGAGACTGCCCTCGCGACGGTCTGCGCCGAGAAGCCGGAGATTCTCAATCACAACATCGAAACCGTCAGACGCTTGTTCCCCTCCCTCAGGCCCCAGGGGAAATATCAGCGCTCGATCGAGCTCCTCGGCAAGGCGAAGCAATTGGGCATGCGCACCAAGTCCGGGTTGATCCTCGGGATGGGAGAAACCATTGACGAGGCCCGCGACGTCATGCGCGATCTCCGATCCGTCGGTTGCGATATCATGACCATCGGTCAATACCTTCAGCCGACAAGAGAGCACCTGCCCGTTGCTCGGTACTACGACCCCAGCGACTTTGCGGTCTTGAAAGAGGAGGGGATGGCCCTCGGCTTTACCCATGTCGAATCAGGTCCGCTTGTCCGTAGCTCCTACCATGCTGAACAGCATCTCTCCACGGCAGATCATTCAGCGTAG
- a CDS encoding FG-GAP-like repeat-containing protein, with translation MIRKYTALAAVGTAIFSAVAWMTVLALTSWAGSSSAVTLHQPVHFIASDGSDLTVDAGSYEVDMSVGAQLRLHAKDGTPFFLDAQATTHGETIDSPLAVTVSGDAPDLVHIVLLLPNGQAWDVPGTFSGARPRGTQFLLASSSQIKFSVAQTAPPVQSVVPFEGAKGHVLQELVSPQLGNLQFEVMKQSPTFSVVSYGGKCLDFGAPPQIVGAPVFLYECNGTIAQQVLVQEINEQHDVILRAGSKVIGVKGGNSAPPVLSRGIDQTFLGQLQGQVFAVMAQQPTLELQDEQNRQTVLSSGAGQVFALDGDSVILASDRTRVVEVLKNRGANRTPLVLGARDLADNEFWTFVATDKSNRKPTSGFVRVPQEMSFVSALEQAHWGTVIEIAPGTSIELRDYPNPYNPALDYAHVHLGGGITIRGDRRGTLLGPELSMRKVTKGAMIAVEGPDVRITGLRLRGPSRDTDIDQTPVWGILIEQDHLHVRMIIDHNDISDWPGAAVTVTGAAEPGICTDKGDPRGSRLNNLRVVRNFIHHNQKQNAGYGVRAEQNSFPLIEGNTFVSNRHAIKASGWGCTSYLAWNNLVLWAAPTQTKAVVARWTAHDFDVHGTGDNGFGGRAGQYFEIAGNTFLGTQYKHENFDLRGEPTYRVEFHRNVSLRSREDSVVCSNCEAKNKLLVYDNNQFKTNPNPTTRLGVGDFDGDGTDDVFLATGAAWYYAPAGNAEWRFLNAQTDGIVNLRFGDFDGDGRTDVFTQRGRDWLISWGGASPWEKINESNPALSEFRVGDFIGDKRADIFYADGQRWWVSDGGVGPFVNTQDSSKRTADLGFGDFNGDGKMDVVGVESGKWKVSLNATGPWDGFPLRAALTKTMAGLMIADLNGDGRADIVTAELGIKMNGTQGIPVWKWKVSWAGTGNWTALRTVYGPPVGIGRFDAGRGADILFWGSTTVNTLYMLSSGVGTPILQSRQDMR, from the coding sequence ATGATACGTAAATACACAGCCCTCGCGGCAGTGGGTACAGCGATCTTTTCAGCGGTTGCCTGGATGACCGTTCTCGCCCTTACCTCCTGGGCGGGCTCATCGTCGGCTGTCACGTTGCATCAACCGGTTCATTTCATAGCGTCGGACGGCAGCGACCTCACCGTCGACGCCGGAAGCTACGAGGTGGATATGTCGGTCGGGGCGCAGCTCAGATTGCATGCGAAAGATGGAACGCCTTTCTTCCTCGATGCGCAGGCGACAACTCATGGCGAAACGATTGATTCGCCGCTGGCCGTGACCGTCTCAGGCGACGCCCCAGACCTGGTTCACATTGTCCTTCTCTTGCCGAACGGCCAGGCCTGGGATGTGCCAGGTACATTCTCCGGCGCTCGGCCGCGAGGCACTCAATTCCTGCTTGCCTCCTCATCGCAGATCAAGTTTTCAGTCGCGCAAACAGCACCACCCGTACAGTCGGTCGTGCCATTCGAGGGTGCCAAAGGGCATGTCCTTCAAGAGCTGGTTTCTCCCCAATTAGGCAACTTGCAATTCGAAGTCATGAAGCAATCACCCACGTTTTCCGTGGTTAGTTACGGGGGCAAATGTCTGGATTTCGGCGCTCCACCACAAATAGTTGGAGCGCCCGTGTTCCTCTACGAATGTAATGGGACGATAGCCCAGCAGGTTCTTGTGCAGGAGATCAATGAACAGCATGATGTGATTCTCCGAGCCGGCTCGAAGGTGATCGGTGTGAAGGGAGGAAATTCGGCTCCACCTGTCCTCTCTCGCGGCATCGATCAGACATTCTTGGGACAGCTTCAAGGTCAGGTGTTTGCGGTTATGGCACAACAGCCGACATTGGAACTTCAGGATGAGCAAAACCGCCAAACAGTGCTGTCGTCCGGGGCCGGTCAGGTCTTCGCGCTCGACGGTGACAGCGTCATCTTGGCCTCGGATCGGACTCGTGTGGTGGAAGTTCTGAAAAATCGTGGTGCCAATCGGACTCCTCTCGTCTTAGGCGCTCGAGATCTTGCAGATAACGAGTTCTGGACCTTTGTGGCCACCGACAAGAGCAACCGGAAGCCCACCAGCGGATTTGTGCGTGTGCCGCAGGAAATGAGTTTTGTCAGCGCCTTGGAGCAGGCACATTGGGGTACCGTCATTGAAATCGCGCCTGGCACCTCGATCGAGTTGAGAGACTACCCCAATCCCTATAATCCGGCGCTGGACTATGCCCATGTGCACCTTGGGGGTGGCATAACCATTCGCGGCGATCGACGTGGTACCCTCCTCGGGCCTGAACTGTCGATGCGGAAGGTCACGAAAGGAGCGATGATCGCAGTTGAAGGCCCTGATGTACGTATCACTGGACTGCGGTTGCGAGGACCAAGCCGGGATACAGACATTGATCAAACCCCCGTCTGGGGAATTCTTATCGAGCAAGACCATCTCCACGTCAGAATGATCATCGACCATAACGACATCTCGGACTGGCCGGGCGCAGCGGTGACTGTCACTGGGGCCGCAGAGCCTGGAATCTGCACGGACAAGGGGGACCCGAGAGGTTCACGGCTCAATAACCTCCGCGTAGTGCGCAATTTCATTCACCATAACCAAAAGCAGAATGCGGGATACGGTGTTCGGGCCGAGCAGAACTCGTTCCCGCTGATAGAGGGCAACACCTTCGTCTCGAACCGTCACGCCATCAAGGCATCTGGATGGGGATGCACCAGCTATCTCGCCTGGAACAACCTTGTGCTCTGGGCCGCGCCGACACAGACTAAAGCCGTGGTTGCAAGATGGACCGCTCATGACTTTGATGTGCACGGAACCGGTGACAACGGGTTTGGTGGCCGCGCAGGGCAGTACTTCGAGATTGCAGGGAATACGTTCTTGGGCACCCAATACAAACATGAGAATTTCGACCTGCGTGGCGAACCGACTTACCGAGTCGAGTTTCATCGCAACGTGTCGCTGCGAAGCCGAGAAGACTCCGTCGTCTGCAGTAATTGCGAGGCAAAGAATAAACTCCTCGTATATGACAATAATCAGTTCAAAACGAATCCAAATCCAACGACTCGACTAGGCGTGGGAGATTTCGACGGCGACGGAACGGACGATGTCTTTCTCGCCACTGGGGCGGCATGGTATTACGCGCCTGCAGGCAATGCCGAGTGGCGTTTTCTCAATGCGCAGACGGACGGAATTGTGAACTTACGTTTTGGAGATTTCGACGGAGATGGACGCACGGATGTCTTCACTCAGCGTGGACGCGACTGGCTCATCTCCTGGGGCGGGGCCTCGCCATGGGAAAAGATCAACGAAAGCAATCCTGCACTGAGCGAGTTTCGTGTCGGCGATTTCATCGGTGATAAACGTGCCGATATTTTTTATGCCGACGGGCAGCGTTGGTGGGTCTCCGATGGCGGAGTTGGCCCGTTCGTCAATACGCAGGATTCAAGCAAACGAACCGCCGATCTTGGGTTTGGGGATTTCAACGGCGATGGCAAGATGGATGTCGTGGGCGTCGAGAGCGGCAAGTGGAAGGTCTCGTTGAACGCCACTGGACCGTGGGATGGCTTTCCATTGCGCGCGGCACTGACGAAAACAATGGCGGGGCTGATGATTGCCGATCTCAATGGCGACGGCCGTGCCGATATTGTTACCGCTGAGCTTGGCATCAAGATGAATGGCACCCAAGGCATTCCTGTCTGGAAGTGGAAAGTCTCCTGGGCAGGCACAGGTAATTGGACAGCGCTTCGCACGGTCTATGGCCCTCCGGTTGGGATCGGGCGATTCGATGCAGGGCGTGGCGCAGATATCCTGTTCTGGGGAAGCACAACCGTCAACACCCTCTATATGCTCTCCTCAGGAGTGGGCACTCCTATTCTGCAAAGCCGGCAGGATATGCGCTGA
- a CDS encoding PAN domain-containing protein yields MKVRDHALPLFFVCAVTFTGCATEQTVGRSEASSSPPTASTWATTIELIKPVHFSSADGAGLLAPAGQYVVDATAQSQVRLMPEQGTSPFVLTAALQAHDIDIATPVAVTFSEREDEPHVLLLLPDGRALDAIGSFNGVRSREVIRTNRLYSLYAEAGVVRLGSRVVETLPSDGPASTSSHPRAGLGSFNELSSVGDTESMRMQLYMERRSKFNETLSNILAKQNQPFQFEVDWDRPGGDYAQRAEPTPESCRLVCAANPSCQAFTFVKAASGAALGQCFLKRTEPPPVANRGCISGKRTSLQEGIIKNMK; encoded by the coding sequence ATGAAGGTGAGAGACCATGCCCTGCCCCTGTTCTTCGTCTGTGCCGTCACATTCACTGGCTGCGCCACTGAACAGACGGTCGGCAGGAGCGAGGCATCGTCATCACCTCCCACCGCATCCACTTGGGCGACAACCATTGAGCTTATTAAGCCGGTCCATTTCAGCTCTGCCGATGGAGCGGGCCTCCTAGCTCCAGCTGGACAATATGTGGTGGACGCGACCGCTCAATCACAGGTGCGTCTGATGCCAGAACAGGGCACCTCGCCCTTCGTCCTGACGGCGGCGTTACAAGCCCACGACATCGACATCGCTACCCCTGTTGCGGTGACCTTTTCCGAGCGGGAGGATGAGCCCCATGTGTTGCTCCTCTTGCCTGACGGACGAGCCCTGGACGCGATTGGCTCGTTCAACGGCGTTCGCTCACGCGAGGTCATTCGCACGAATCGCCTCTACAGCCTTTACGCTGAAGCCGGGGTCGTACGCCTCGGCTCCCGCGTCGTGGAAACCCTGCCTTCTGACGGACCCGCATCTACCTCCTCGCACCCTCGAGCAGGACTCGGCTCATTCAACGAGCTCAGTTCAGTTGGTGATACTGAGTCCATGCGGATGCAACTGTATATGGAGCGCCGGTCGAAGTTTAACGAGACGCTTTCGAACATCCTCGCGAAACAGAATCAGCCGTTTCAATTTGAGGTTGACTGGGACCGTCCGGGCGGCGATTACGCACAGCGAGCGGAGCCCACACCAGAGTCTTGTCGACTTGTGTGCGCCGCCAATCCAAGTTGCCAAGCGTTTACCTTTGTGAAAGCGGCTTCTGGCGCGGCGCTAGGACAATGTTTCCTGAAACGGACGGAGCCACCCCCTGTGGCCAACAGGGGGTGTATCTCAGGGAAACGGACCAGCTTGCAGGAGGGGATAATAAAAAATATGAAATAG
- a CDS encoding fatty acid desaturase, whose translation MAATTTDTALTEDVFVPLNFVLFCAIVAATVVGIPLYGYYYGFSLFDWILSFVMYIVTGMGITVGYHRLVSHQSFECPDWVKACILVAGGWALQNSALKWGGDHIRHHAKTDQIEDPYNVTKGFWHSHCGWLFYNTPHRTEKYEIRLRRDPIVMWQHRYYWPIVVTGLLLPFALGVAWHGSWQGGIAAFLLGGLFRMFMVLNSTFTINSLCHMIGTQPHGTQDSSRDSWLISFVSFGEGYHNFHHTYARDFRNGPKWYNFDPSKWIIYTLWMLGLAHNLRRNDPTVG comes from the coding sequence ATGGCTGCTACAACAACCGACACCGCATTGACCGAAGATGTGTTTGTTCCGTTAAATTTCGTGCTGTTTTGCGCGATCGTTGCCGCCACGGTGGTCGGTATTCCACTCTATGGCTATTATTATGGATTCAGCCTCTTTGACTGGATCCTGTCCTTTGTGATGTACATCGTCACGGGCATGGGTATCACGGTCGGCTATCATCGGCTGGTGTCGCACCAGAGTTTCGAATGTCCAGACTGGGTCAAGGCCTGTATCCTCGTCGCCGGCGGGTGGGCGCTTCAAAACTCCGCCCTGAAGTGGGGCGGCGACCATATCCGCCATCATGCCAAGACCGATCAAATAGAAGATCCCTACAACGTGACCAAGGGTTTCTGGCACAGCCACTGCGGCTGGCTCTTTTATAATACCCCCCATCGTACGGAGAAATACGAGATCCGTCTGCGCCGCGATCCAATCGTGATGTGGCAACATCGCTACTACTGGCCCATCGTGGTCACCGGACTCCTGCTGCCTTTTGCCCTCGGTGTCGCCTGGCATGGTAGCTGGCAGGGCGGCATTGCCGCCTTTCTCTTGGGAGGCCTCTTTCGCATGTTCATGGTGTTGAACTCGACCTTCACCATTAACTCACTCTGCCACATGATCGGGACACAGCCCCACGGCACACAGGACAGCAGCCGCGATAGCTGGCTGATCTCCTTTGTCAGTTTTGGCGAGGGGTATCATAACTTTCACCACACCTATGCCCGCGATTTTCGCAATGGACCGAAGTGGTACAATTTCGATCCCTCGAAGTGGATCATTTACACCCTCTGGATGCTCGGATTGGCTCACAACCTGCGCCGTAACGATCCCACCGTCGGGTAG
- a CDS encoding DsbA family protein: MIEQFTSVPRRCSESAICVLTLFLLMPPSLSFAEPAASADPASKQDMERIIEQYIRTHPEVIEQSLQTLEARRLEDERQRSKIALATRQNDLLHDPASPVSGNPAGEVTLVEFFDYRCGYCKRVAGAVTQLQQDDARVKVVYKDLPILGEASELAAKAALASKAQGKHQAFHEALLAANGDITKDSILSIAGEVGLDAKRLETDMANPEWQSAIDRNRALARDLGINGTPGFIVGTELVPGALDLTGLQDLITRAER, encoded by the coding sequence ATGATCGAGCAGTTTACGTCTGTGCCACGCCGATGCAGTGAGTCAGCGATCTGTGTCCTGACTCTGTTTCTACTCATGCCGCCGTCGTTGTCGTTTGCCGAACCAGCTGCTTCAGCTGATCCCGCATCAAAGCAGGACATGGAACGGATAATCGAGCAGTACATTCGCACACATCCGGAAGTCATCGAGCAATCGCTGCAAACCTTAGAGGCGAGGCGGCTGGAAGACGAGCGACAACGCTCAAAGATAGCCCTCGCCACCAGGCAAAACGACTTATTGCATGATCCCGCGTCGCCCGTCAGCGGCAATCCAGCAGGGGAGGTGACCCTGGTTGAGTTCTTCGACTACCGATGCGGCTATTGCAAACGCGTGGCCGGCGCCGTGACGCAATTGCAACAAGACGATGCGCGAGTGAAGGTCGTATATAAAGACCTCCCGATTCTTGGCGAAGCCTCTGAACTCGCAGCAAAAGCGGCGCTTGCCTCGAAGGCGCAAGGCAAACATCAGGCCTTTCATGAAGCGCTCTTGGCCGCCAATGGCGATATCACGAAAGACTCGATCCTGTCGATCGCCGGAGAGGTCGGGTTGGACGCGAAACGCCTTGAAACCGATATGGCCAACCCGGAATGGCAGTCAGCGATCGATCGTAACCGCGCTCTAGCGCGAGACCTTGGTATCAATGGTACGCCGGGCTTCATTGTCGGTACGGAACTCGTGCCTGGTGCATTAGATCTAACGGGATTACAAGATCTCATTACACGGGCAGAGAGGTGA
- the pgm gene encoding phosphoglucomutase (alpha-D-glucose-1,6-bisphosphate-dependent) — translation MAHHPLEGQPAPASMLVNIPRLITAYYTEKPDANVREQRVAFGTSGHRGTSFKRSFNEVHIVAVAQAIYEYRKMENISGPLYLGMDTHALSEPAFASVLEVLAANGVEVMVDQDGGYTPTPVISHAILTYNRGKIAGLADGIVITPSHNPPEDGGIKYNPPHGGPADTVVTKWIEDRANALMNVDLHGVARLHYARARRAATTKPYNYLGTFIDDLAQIIDMEMLRSSGLKLGIDPLGGSGVAYWQPIAERYGLHIEIVNPAVDPTFRFMPLDWDGKIRMDCSSPFAMANLIALKDRFDVAFGNDADNDRHGIVTRSAGLMNPNHYLAVSISYLFTSRPGWKTEAAIGKTLVSSSLIDRVAAKLGRRLIEVPVGFKWFVKGLLDGSLGFGGEESAGASFLRRDGTVWSTDKDGIIMNLLAAEMMAKTGRDPGELYRELTKELGEPLYQRIDAAATPAQKTILSKLSPDQVQATELAGDNIVAKLTTAPGNGAAIGGLKVVTEQGWFAARPSGTEDVYKLYAESFRGQAHLTRIQEEAQALITQVLASAT, via the coding sequence GTGGCTCACCATCCTCTCGAAGGTCAACCGGCACCGGCATCGATGCTCGTTAATATCCCTCGTCTCATCACGGCCTACTACACAGAAAAGCCCGATGCGAACGTACGAGAGCAGCGCGTCGCATTTGGGACCTCAGGGCATCGAGGAACATCCTTCAAGCGATCCTTTAACGAAGTCCATATCGTCGCAGTCGCACAGGCCATTTACGAATATCGCAAGATGGAGAACATCAGCGGCCCACTCTACCTGGGAATGGATACACATGCCTTGTCGGAGCCGGCCTTTGCGAGCGTCCTGGAGGTGCTGGCAGCCAATGGGGTCGAGGTCATGGTGGACCAGGATGGCGGCTATACACCGACCCCGGTCATCTCCCACGCCATCCTCACCTACAATCGAGGAAAAATCGCAGGATTGGCCGATGGTATTGTCATCACCCCCTCGCACAATCCGCCGGAAGATGGCGGGATCAAATACAATCCGCCACATGGTGGACCGGCTGACACCGTCGTGACGAAGTGGATCGAGGACCGTGCCAACGCCCTGATGAATGTCGATCTCCATGGAGTGGCCCGCCTCCACTATGCCAGAGCCAGACGAGCGGCGACGACCAAGCCCTATAATTACCTCGGCACCTTCATCGATGATCTCGCACAGATTATCGACATGGAGATGCTTCGATCATCCGGCTTGAAACTTGGCATCGATCCGCTGGGCGGATCCGGCGTCGCCTACTGGCAGCCGATCGCAGAGCGATATGGCTTACACATTGAGATTGTCAATCCCGCCGTCGATCCGACCTTCCGTTTTATGCCGCTTGATTGGGACGGCAAGATTCGAATGGACTGTTCCTCGCCCTTTGCGATGGCGAACCTCATCGCGCTGAAAGACCGGTTCGATGTCGCGTTCGGGAACGATGCAGACAATGACCGACATGGCATCGTCACCCGCTCCGCTGGCCTGATGAACCCCAACCATTATCTGGCCGTCTCAATCTCCTATCTTTTCACGAGCCGTCCTGGATGGAAGACCGAGGCCGCGATCGGGAAGACGTTGGTCAGTAGTAGTCTCATCGATCGTGTTGCGGCCAAACTCGGGCGCAGGCTCATTGAAGTGCCGGTCGGCTTCAAATGGTTCGTGAAGGGATTATTAGACGGCTCGCTCGGCTTTGGCGGTGAAGAAAGCGCGGGGGCGTCATTCCTCCGTCGCGACGGCACGGTCTGGTCGACGGACAAAGACGGCATCATCATGAACCTATTGGCGGCAGAGATGATGGCGAAGACCGGCCGTGATCCTGGTGAGCTGTATCGAGAACTGACCAAAGAACTCGGAGAACCCTTGTACCAACGGATCGATGCAGCCGCGACACCTGCGCAGAAAACGATCCTCTCGAAACTGTCGCCGGACCAGGTGCAGGCAACTGAGCTAGCCGGCGACAACATCGTAGCCAAACTGACGACAGCCCCTGGCAATGGTGCCGCAATTGGTGGACTGAAAGTCGTCACTGAACAAGGCTGGTTTGCGGCTCGCCCGTCCGGTACCGAAGACGTCTATAAGCTCTATGCGGAAAGTTTCCGAGGGCAAGCCCACCTCACGCGGATACAGGAAGAGGCCCAGGCGCTGATTACACAGGTACTGGCATCTGCCACGTAA
- a CDS encoding Rieske (2Fe-2S) protein, with amino-acid sequence MGEFVRVTGTTDVKPGHGIVAEVNGKTLAVFNVDGTYHAIDNTCLHRGGPLGEGDVEGSVVTCPWHGWQFDVTTGVCVANPSAKVERYDVQVDGSDVKVRL; translated from the coding sequence ATGGGAGAGTTCGTACGAGTAACCGGGACTACCGATGTGAAGCCGGGCCATGGGATCGTCGCAGAAGTGAACGGAAAGACCCTTGCGGTGTTCAACGTGGACGGCACCTATCACGCCATCGACAATACCTGCCTCCATCGGGGCGGCCCGCTCGGCGAGGGGGATGTCGAAGGGTCCGTCGTTACGTGTCCTTGGCATGGTTGGCAATTTGATGTCACCACTGGTGTCTGCGTGGCCAATCCATCGGCGAAAGTGGAACGGTATGACGTACAGGTCGACGGCAGCGACGTGAAGGTGCGTCTCTAA
- a CDS encoding nuclear transport factor 2 family protein, which translates to MTPEAMQMLIARYFAATRAMDVDAWLACFADDAVSYDPYGSPPIQGKDALRTYFLSVTTAFTEIGFTEDFLAVTGNRAAMKFTARGVAANGKTATCEGIDVFEVNDGGAIQTMWGYWDPVRMMAQLEA; encoded by the coding sequence ATGACGCCTGAGGCGATGCAGATGCTCATTGCCCGTTATTTTGCCGCGACGCGCGCGATGGATGTCGATGCCTGGCTGGCCTGCTTTGCGGATGATGCCGTCAGCTACGATCCCTATGGGTCGCCGCCTATCCAGGGGAAGGATGCGCTTCGAACGTATTTCCTCTCCGTCACGACCGCATTCACGGAAATTGGCTTTACTGAAGACTTTCTTGCCGTCACAGGCAACCGCGCAGCCATGAAGTTTACGGCTCGTGGAGTCGCAGCTAACGGGAAAACGGCAACTTGTGAGGGCATCGATGTCTTCGAAGTCAACGACGGTGGCGCCATTCAAACGATGTGGGGTTATTGGGATCCCGTTCGCATGATGGCGCAACTTGAGGCATGA